A section of the Pristiophorus japonicus isolate sPriJap1 chromosome 4, sPriJap1.hap1, whole genome shotgun sequence genome encodes:
- the rack1 gene encoding small ribosomal subunit protein RACK1 — translation MTEQMTLRGTLKGHNGWVTQIATTPQFPDMILSASRDKTIIMWKLTRDETSYGVPQRSLCGHSHFISDVVISSDGQFALSGSWDGTLRLWDLTTGSTTRRFVGHTKDVLSVAFSADNRQIVSGSRDKTVKLWNTLGVCKYTIQDECHTEWVSCVRFSPNSSNPIIVSCGWDKLVKVWNLANCKLKTNHIGHPGYLNTVTVSPDGSLCASGGKDGQAMLWDLNEGKHLYTLDGGDIINALCFSPNRYWLCAATGPSIKIWDLEGKIIVDELRQEVISTSSKAEPPQCTCLAWSADGQTLFAGYTDNLIRVWQVTIGTR, via the exons ATGACGGAACAGATGACCCTCCGCGGGACCCTGAAGGGCCACAACGGCTGGGTGACACAAATCGCGACAACTCCGCAGTTTCCCGACATGATTCTGTCAGCGTCCCGAG ATAAAACAATCATCATGTGGAAGCTAACTAGGGATGAGACCAGCTATGGTGTCCCTCAGCGTTCCCTCTGTGGCCATTCTCACTTTATTAGTGATGTAGTCATTTCTTCTGATGGTCAGTTTGCCCTTTCTGGCTCCTGGGATGGAACCCTACGACTTTGGGATTTGACAAC AGGTTCAACTACCCGCCGATTTGTGGGTCACACCAAGGATGTACTGAGTGTTGCCTTTTCAGCAGATAATCGCCAAATTGTGTCTGGTTCCCGTGACAAGACTGTAAAATTGTGGAACACCCTGGGAGTTTGCAAATACACAATCCAG gATGAGTGCCACACTGAATGGGTTTCTTGTGTTCGTTTCTCGCCAAATAGCAGCAACCCCATCATCGTCTCCTGTGGCTGGGATAAACTAGTTAAG GTTTGGAACCTAGCCAATTGCAAACTGAAAACAAATCACATTGGGCACCCTGGCTATCTGAACACGGTTACTGTTTCCCCCGATGGATCCCTGTGCGCTTCTGGAGGCAAG GATGGTCAGGCCATGTTGTGGGATCTCAATGAAGGCAAGCATCTCTACACCTTGGATGGTGGTGACATCATCAATGCCTTGTGCTTCAGCCCGAATAGGTATTGGCTCTGTGCTGCCACTGGTCCAAGCATTAAGATCTGG GACCTGGAAGGAAAAATCATAGTGGATGAACTGCGACAGGAAGTAATTAGCACCAGCAGTAAAGCGGAGCCGCCTCAGTGTACATGCCTGGCTTGGTCTGCAGATGGACAG aCATTGTTTGCTGGCTACACTGATAACCTCATCAGAGTCTGGCAGGTCACCATTGGAACAAGATGA